One Gossypium raimondii isolate GPD5lz chromosome 3, ASM2569854v1, whole genome shotgun sequence genomic window carries:
- the LOC128039950 gene encoding uncharacterized protein LOC128039950 translates to MHGDGLLYLEEVYCTDKIARVTQDDCGPTDGYMPFILLAALLQVPIVKEYADVFLEELSGLPPTREVEFVIELVPGTTPILVTPYKMASTELKELKVQLQELLDCGFIRLSLSPCGALVLLEVGFLGHILIVDGIKVDPNKVFAIIDWKILKNVFEVRSFLGLAGYYHHFVKNFSVIASPMTKLLQKDASYVWTEKCQKSFEQLKNMLTEAPILIQPESKKEFIVYSDSSLGGLGCVLMQSGKDNLTTEYSIGDDGMLLYHDRICVLNNSDLKHDILSEAHISTYFIHPGSTKMYCDLKQMYWSPALSDDKEDNEEPATTNKHTKELVRDEKPIEFVHLDSDKEDDD, encoded by the exons atgcatggggatgggttgttatatttggaggaagtgtactgtactGATAAGattgcacgggtcacccaagacgattgtggacctactgatggctatatgccATTTATTTTACTAGCAGCTTTGCT GCAGGTGCCGATAGTCAAAGAATATGCTGATGTTTTTCTTGAAGAACTGTCTGGATTGCCACCAACTCGAGAGGTAGAATTTGTAATCGAACTTGTGCCTGGAACAACTCCAATTTTGGTAACACCATACAAGATGGCCTCTACAgaattgaaagagttaaaagtacagttgcaagagttgttaGATTGCGGATTCATTCGACTAAGTTTGTCACCTTGCGGTGCTCTAGTTCTGTTG GAAGTTGGTTTTCTAGGACACATATTAATTGTTGATGGAATCAAGGTTGATCCGAATAAAGTATTTGCGATTAttgattggaaaattttgaagaatgtTTTTGAAGTACGAAGCTTCTTGGGATTAGCCGGATACTATCACCATTTTGTTAAGAACTTTTCCGTTATAGCATCTCCGATGACTAAGCTACTACAAAAAGATGCTAGTTATGTTTGGACTGAAAAATGTCAGAAAAGTTTTGAGCAATTGAAGAACatgttgactgaagctcctaTTTTGATCCAGCCTGAATCCAAGAAAGAGTTTATTGTTTATAGTGATTCATCTCTTGGTGGATTAggatgtgttttgatgcaaaGTGGAAAA GATAATTTGACTACTGAATACAGTATTGGTGATGATGGTATGTTGCTTTACCATGATAGAATTTGTGTTTTGAATAATTCAGACTTGAAACATGATATCTTATCAGAGGCTCACATTAGTACGTATTTTATTCATCCTGGTAGCACgaagatgtattgtgatttgaaacagatgtattgGTCGCCAG CTTTATCTGATGATAAAGAAGATAATGAAGAACCTGCCACTACAAACAAGCATACCAAAGAGCTCGTGAGAGATGAAAAACCAATAGAATTTGTACACCTTGACTCTGACAAGGAGGATGATGACTGA